The following are encoded in a window of Onthophagus taurus isolate NC chromosome 3, IU_Otau_3.0, whole genome shotgun sequence genomic DNA:
- the LOC139429453 gene encoding uncharacterized protein, whose protein sequence is MLTCDVCYKEFTRPDNLVRHQRTACIGKRRKVEEDQQGDVIVCEICDEHVTRQCYSSHLRSNKHKQKAFVIIDDGVEKIDSIFGDKICSFRVSDHERKYVDMKEFSNRIREKVISLIQSVRNVNGSLKVNTEIFGLYFINTKEEVEIKSFNTKNKIITVAVDLYQTYEDFMDEIMVKMSEFQERDSGWTLLEILYLEVNCNKFNPTRASSYIDLPTSIKGKRAVINVQNNDNKCFAWALISALYQPTGLPQRISSYPDYRETELKFDCVTFPVPIRDIPKFEEENNISINVYGINSWYNGEKMVDDIVTVCICKQKRERHVNLLVVSDNFGNNHYCWIKNLSRLINTQSSTHEHQRYICEGCLQYFSTEDKLVRHQMDDCKKVKATVPSEQIKVNKFGHLEKENVLQFEGFEKKMKVPFVVYADFEAILKPLTPEEGKVYDDNKPYTARCFEHEPYAFAYYIKCAYDDNLSKFRIYRGRNAALEFIIRLEKDVIEIYKQHLRQTKDMIPLSCLDQFVHELSSVCHICDKPINKEEKVCDHDHLTGLYRGPAHSVCNINYKLPMFIPVFFHNLSNYDAHMFVKSIALNKEEVEVIAQNKEKYISFSKKIVVGETTDNKGKKRKVFMKIRFVDSFRFMASSLEKLVSYLDDKDCVEVKKKFKDSEEFRLMRQKGVFPYSFVDSFEKLEYSKLPDHTQFYDILSSSNISKEQYSRAQTVWNKFKCTTLGEYSDLYLTSDVLMLTDVFENFRTISLENYNLDPCHYYTAPGFGWDALLKMTGVKLELLSDIDMLHFFKKGIRGGLCMCVKRSAIANNKFLDDFNPEKPSSYILYLDATNLYGYAMSCKLPTGGFRWLSNQEIADIDVECLDDEHLGYVFEVDLEYPERLHNQHDDLPFCPENIIAPGSKHPKLIANLQNKSKYIIHYVNLRECVKKGLKLTKIHRALQFQQSPWMKPYIDFNSEKRMNATNEFGKNHYKQMNNIVYGKTMENVENRVDIRLVSHWENRYRRPGAEALIAKPTFKSSKIFCHNLAAIEMQKVEVKYNKPLYVGFSVLELSKAVIYNFFYNFLKEKYGENVLLLYTETDSLILEIFTENVYQDIKENIEMFDTSNYKLNNRHNIPPGPPIVGKMKDEYPNTILTSFYGTGAKAYCINTLEGVVKRAKGVKKYVIDKNLSVSEYKRIIEDGGSVRKKMYVFRSSYHTMYTELKNKVALSAHDDKRYVMEDGCHTLAWGNYLIEDLRREDLLDNLLELLNVNMYG, encoded by the exons ATGTTGACCTGCGACGTGTGTTACAAAGAGTTTACTAGACCAGATAATCTTGTGAGACATCAACGCACAGCATGTATTGGGAAACGTCGAAAGGTGGAAGAGGATCAACAAGGAGATGTTATAGTGTGTGAAATATGTGATGAACACGTAACCAGACAATGTTATTCCTCACATCTGCGCAGCAACAAACATAAACAGAAAGCCTTCGTAATAATAGATGATGgtgtagaaaaaatagattcgatatttggagataaaatatgtAGTTTTAGAGTGAGCGATCATGAACGGAAGTACGTAGACATGAAGGAATTCAGTAACCGAATTAGAGAAAAAGTTATCAGTTTGATACAGTCCGTGAGGAATGTAAATGGTAGTTTAAAAGTGAATACGGAAATTTTTGGattgtatttcataaatacgaaggaagaagtggaaatcaaatcattcaacacaaaaaataaaattataacagtaGCCGTAGACTTGTACCAAACATACGAGGACTTTATGGACGAGATTATGGTGAAAATGTCGGAATTCCAAGAACGGGACTCAG GTTGGACCTTGTTGGAAATATTATATCTTGAAGTGAACTGTAACAAGTTTAATCCTACAAGAGCATCGAGCTACATCGACTTACCGACATCCATAAAAGGGAAGAGAGCGGTAATAAACGTGcaaaataacgataataagTGCTTTGCTTGGGCACTGATATCCGCGCTGTACCAACCCACAGGTTTACCGCAAAGAATATCATCATACCCAGATTATAGGgaaacagaattaaagtttGACTGCGTAACATTCCCAGTACCCATCAGAGACATACCAAAATTtgaggaagaaaataacatttcaattAACGTCTATGGTATAAATTCTTGGTATAATGGAGAGAAAATGGTAGATGATATTGTaactgtatgtatatgtaaacaGAAACGGGAGCGTCATGTAAACTTATTAGTAGTCAGCGACAATTTCGGGAATAACCactattgttggataaaaaacttatctcgACTGATAAATACACAATCATCGACTCATGAACATCAAAGATATATTTGTGAGGGTTGTTTGCAATACTTTTCAACTGAAGACAAGTTGGTACGACATCAGATGGATGActgtaaaaaagtgaaagCAACAGTACCAAGCgaacaaataaaagtgaatAAGTTCGGACATctagaaaaggaaaatgttttacaattcgaaggatttgaaaaaaaaatgaaagttccGTTTGTGGTGTACGCCGATTTCGAGGCGATTCTGAAACCCTTAACGCCCGAAGAAGGAAAAGTTTACGATGATAATAAACCATATACGGCCCGATGTTTTGAACACGAACCATACGCGTTTGCGTACTACATTAAGTGTGCTTACGATGATAACTTATCGAAATTCCGAATATACCGAGGGCGAAACGCTGCTCtggaatttattataagattggagaaggatgtaatagagatctataaacaacatttgaggCAAACAAAGGATATGATACCGCTAAGCTGTCTGGACCAATTTGTACATGAACTGAGTTCCGTATGTCACATTTGTGATAAACcaataaacaaagaagagaAAGTGTGTGATCACGATCACTTGACAGGATTGTATAGGGGTCCTGCGCATTCCGTctgcaatataaattataaattaccgaTGTTTATCCCTGTGTTTTTCCACAACCTGTCGAATTACGATGCCCACATGTTTGTGAAAAGTATTGCCCTAAACAAGGAGGAagtagaggtgatagcacaaaacaaagaaaaatatatttctttttccaaaaaaatagttgtCGGAGAAACAACCGATAACAAGGGAAAGAAACGCAaagtgtttatgaaaataagattCGTCGACTCGTTTAGATTTATGGCGAGTTCTTTGGAAAAGTTGGTTTCATATTTGGATGATAAGGATTGTGtggaagtgaaaaaaaaattcaaagactCTGAAGAATTTAGATTGATGCGCCAGAAAGGTGTATTTCCATATTCGTTCGTAGATTCGTTTGAAAAGTTGGAGTATAGTAAATTGCCTGATCATACACAGTTTTACGACATATTGAGTTCAAGTAATATTTCAAAGGAACAATACTCTAGAGCACAGACTgtatggaataaatttaagtgtACAACGTTGGGAGAATACAGTGACCTGTATTTGACGTCAGATGTGTTAATGTTGACTGAcgtctttgaaaatttcaggaCAATATCTTTGGAGAATTACAATCTGGATCCTTGCCATTATTATACTGCGCCCGGGTTTGGGTGGGATGCTCTGTTAAAAATGAcaggtgtaaaattagaattgttaTCAGACATTGACAtgttacacttttttaagaaagGAATTAGAGGCGGTCTCTGTATGTGTGTAAAACGATCTGCAATAGCAAACAACAAGTTCCTTGACGATTTTAACCCGGAAAAACCATCATCATATATTCTATACTTGGACGCTACCAATTTGTATGGGTATGCAATGAGTTGTAAATTACCAACAGGCGGTTTTCGATGGTTGTCGAACCAAGAAATAGCAGATATAGATGTGGAGTGTTTAGATGATGAACACCTTGGTTATGTCTTTGAAGTGGATTTGGAGTATCCCGAAAGGTTACACAACCAGCATGATGATCTACCGTTTTGTCCCGAAAACATAATCGCTCCCGGATCGAAGCATCCTAAGTTGATTGCgaacttacaaaataaatcgaaatacatAATTCACTATGTAAACCTACGTGAATGTGTGAAAAAAGGTCTTAAGCTAACCAAAATACACCGTGCATTGCAATTTCAACAATCGCCGTGGATGAAACcatatatcgattttaactctgaGAAACGAATGAATGCTACGAATGAATTTgggaaaaatcattataaacaaatgaataatatcgTGTATGGGAAAACgatggaaaatgttgaaaatagagtCGATATACGATTAGTGTCACATTGGGAGAATCGTTACAGGAGACCCGGTGCAGAAGCTCTTATCGCAAAGCCGACTTTCAagtcatcgaaaattttctgccatAATTTGGCAGCCATTGAAATGCAGAAGGTGGAGGTCAAATATAACAAACCTCTGTATGTAGGGTTTAGCGTACTGGAATTGTCGAAAGCGgtcatttataactttttttataattttttaaaagagaaatatggtgaaaacgtattattgttatatacaGAAACGGATTCGTTAATTCTCGAAATATTTACTGAGAATGTATACCaggatatcaaagaaaatatagagaTGTTCGATACCTCTAATTACAAGTTAAACAACAGACATAATATTCCTCCAGGGCCGCCGATAGTtggaaaaatgaaagatgagTACCCAAATACGATATTAACATCGTTTTATGGTACAGGAGCTAAAGCTTAttgtattaacactttggaaggAGTTGTCAAGCGTGCCAAGGGTGTGAAAAAGtatgttatcgataaaaacttAAGTGTTTCAGAATATAAACGGATTATCGAAGATGGAGGTTCTGTGCGAAAAAAGATGTATGTCTTTCGCTCCTCCTATCACACGATGTATACAGAACTAAAGAATAAAGTGGCGCTCTCTGCACATGACGATAAACGTTACGTGATGGAGGATGGATGTCATACGTTAGCTTGGGGAAACTATCTTATTGAAGATCTACGCAGGGAAGATCTTTTGGACAACTTATTGGAGTTGTTAAACGTAAACATGTATGGCTAG